The proteins below are encoded in one region of uncultured Desulfovibrio sp.:
- a CDS encoding aspartate-semialdehyde dehydrogenase, with amino-acid sequence MSKKLTVAVVGATGAVGREMLKTLHDRHFPATEVRAFASARSAGSKVPYGEKELTVQELKEDVFDGVDIAIFSAGGGTSATFAPHAAHAGCVVVDNSSQWRMDDRCPLVVPEVNPGALEGHNGIIANPNCSTIQMVVVLKPIHDAVGIRRVVVSTYQAVSGTGKKGLDELEKQTSDLFNLREPECHVYPYRIAFNVLPHIDVFLENDYTKEEMKMTNETVKILNDPSVKVTATCVRVPVFFGHSESVNVETVKKLTPKECRILLSQAPGVRVIDNPRENLYPMAAYIAGDDDTYVGRIREDESIANGLNMWIVADNVRKGAALNAVQIAEELLRRDLVRVKDRNVFMA; translated from the coding sequence ATGAGCAAGAAGTTGACCGTAGCCGTGGTGGGTGCCACCGGCGCCGTGGGCCGGGAAATGCTGAAGACCCTGCATGATCGCCATTTTCCCGCTACGGAAGTGCGCGCCTTTGCCTCGGCACGTTCGGCAGGCAGCAAGGTGCCCTACGGTGAAAAGGAACTGACGGTACAGGAACTGAAGGAAGACGTCTTTGACGGCGTTGATATTGCCATTTTTTCCGCAGGGGGCGGCACTTCCGCCACCTTTGCGCCGCATGCGGCCCATGCCGGCTGCGTGGTGGTGGACAATTCCTCGCAGTGGCGCATGGATGACCGCTGCCCGCTGGTGGTGCCCGAAGTGAACCCCGGTGCCCTGGAAGGGCATAACGGCATCATTGCCAATCCCAACTGCTCCACCATTCAGATGGTGGTGGTGCTCAAGCCTATTCATGATGCCGTGGGCATCCGGCGCGTGGTGGTGTCCACCTATCAGGCTGTGTCCGGCACGGGCAAGAAGGGCCTTGACGAACTGGAAAAGCAGACCAGCGACCTCTTCAATCTGCGCGAGCCGGAATGCCATGTCTACCCCTACCGCATTGCCTTCAACGTACTGCCGCACATCGATGTCTTCCTGGAAAACGACTATACCAAGGAAGAAATGAAGATGACCAATGAAACCGTGAAGATCCTCAATGATCCCTCGGTCAAGGTCACGGCCACCTGTGTGCGCGTGCCGGTCTTCTTCGGGCATTCCGAATCCGTCAATGTGGAAACGGTGAAAAAACTTACGCCCAAGGAATGCCGCATTCTGCTTTCGCAGGCGCCCGGGGTGCGCGTCATCGACAATCCGCGGGAAAATCTCTATCCCATGGCGGCCTATATTGCGGGCGACGACGATACCTACGTGGGCCGCATCCGTGAGGACGAAAGCATTGCCAACGGCCTGAACATGTGGATTGTGGCCGACAACGTGCGCAAGGGCGCGGCGCTCAATGCCGTGCAGATCGCCGAGGAGCTGCTGCGGCGTGACCTGGTGCGCGTGAAGGACCGCAATGTCTTCATGGCCTGA
- a CDS encoding acyltransferase: MSLWEKIRKHDLTPANIISYASLRLMQAGGNLLGTVRLRCKARLLGVKLGAGVRAHGPVGLLRWPGSSMEIGAGCSFVSSWRRSTAATVLAPCRLRTFGPRARIVLGEGCELTGAALTARSTSIVLGRRVMLAPNCIIVDSDFHEPWPPERRHLDPGMKHDAPVRIGDHVWLGMHAVVLKGVTIGEGSIIGAGSVVTRDIPPLCVAVGAPARVVRRLTPEEAAGRCLPPEEGLSQSVDAMMAAQGACPPADDACATQERSGD; encoded by the coding sequence ATGAGCCTGTGGGAAAAGATTCGGAAGCATGACCTCACTCCGGCCAATATCATCAGTTATGCCAGTTTGCGCCTCATGCAGGCGGGGGGCAATCTGCTGGGAACCGTGCGGCTGCGCTGCAAGGCCCGTCTGCTGGGGGTGAAGCTGGGGGCCGGCGTGCGGGCGCATGGTCCGGTGGGTCTGCTGCGCTGGCCGGGGAGCAGCATGGAAATCGGCGCCGGATGCAGCTTTGTTTCCTCGTGGCGGCGTTCCACGGCGGCCACGGTGCTGGCGCCCTGCCGTCTGCGTACCTTTGGCCCCCGTGCGCGCATCGTGCTGGGGGAAGGGTGCGAGCTGACAGGTGCGGCCCTGACGGCCCGTTCCACCAGTATTGTGCTGGGGCGTCGCGTCATGCTGGCGCCCAACTGCATCATTGTGGATTCGGATTTTCATGAGCCATGGCCACCGGAGCGGCGCCATCTGGACCCCGGCATGAAGCACGATGCGCCGGTGCGCATCGGCGATCATGTGTGGCTGGGCATGCACGCGGTGGTGCTCAAGGGCGTGACCATCGGGGAAGGCTCCATTATCGGCGCCGGCAGCGTGGTGACGCGGGACATACCCCCCCTGTGCGTGGCCGTGGGAGCGCCGGCCCGGGTGGTGCGCCGGCTCACGCCGGAGGAAGCCGCGGGCCGGTGCCTGCCCCCGGAAGAGGGCCTGAGCCAGTCCGTGGACGCCATGATGGCAGCGCAGGGTGCCTGCCCGCCGGCAGACGACGCGTGCGCAACGCAGGAGCGCTCGGGAGATTAG
- a CDS encoding helix-turn-helix domain-containing protein, which yields MKTASPEIRQIAVRAQALGLSLQQIAHLVGYHPNTVSRWLREYSQEERLQARPRGHRAAIFSASELQELDDLVRSDVHMTLAEIRECMGKQCSLNAIHKHLKALRAAAGKDRPARGAAASRR from the coding sequence ATGAAGACCGCCAGTCCCGAAATACGCCAGATTGCCGTCCGGGCGCAGGCGCTGGGCCTTAGCCTGCAACAGATTGCCCATCTTGTGGGCTACCACCCCAATACCGTCAGCCGCTGGCTGAGGGAATATTCCCAGGAAGAGCGCCTTCAGGCCCGCCCGCGCGGGCACCGTGCCGCCATCTTTTCGGCAAGCGAACTCCAGGAGCTGGATGACCTTGTGCGCAGTGATGTGCACATGACCCTGGCCGAAATCAGGGAGTGCATGGGCAAGCAGTGCTCGCTCAATGCCATCCACAAGCATCTCAAGGCCCTGCGTGCCGCTGCCGGCAAGGATCGGCCCGCCCGTGGCGCTGCCGCCTCCCGCCGCTGA
- a CDS encoding amidohydrolase, whose translation MTRKEVRAALPRWRRAVHAHAEEGWTEFWTTACVAQTLQGLGLTPRLGREVLDAGARMGLPAPDVRAAARRRAAAEGADATLLARMGDATGVVVEVGPVDQPVVLALRFDMDALPLQESREPEHVPAAGGYASRHAGQCHACGHDAHVTLGLGLAACLQAEGAPALRQRVRLIFQPAEEGVRGAACLRAHVTGVPWFLAVHLGLGQPSGTLITGATGLMASTKFDALFTGQAAHAGKAPEQGRDALKGAAAALMGLHDLPRYGSGENRVHVGCLRGGTARNVVADRALLQGETRAVTCDMAEDLFARAREVLAGAAAMYGLGCRIDLAGQCPAADSDAAFAAQLARWAREVRLENGCAAFARVGERVSMGASDDAATFMRAVQQQGGQAAYAILGSSGPAGHHDPRFDLDESVLWPGVLWLESVCRHLA comes from the coding sequence ATGACACGGAAAGAAGTGCGCGCGGCGCTGCCGCGCTGGCGTCGTGCGGTGCATGCCCATGCGGAAGAGGGCTGGACCGAATTCTGGACAACGGCCTGTGTGGCGCAGACGTTGCAAGGACTGGGCCTCACGCCCCGTCTGGGGAGGGAGGTGCTGGACGCCGGGGCGCGGATGGGACTGCCTGCGCCGGACGTGCGGGCAGCCGCCAGGCGCCGTGCGGCTGCCGAGGGGGCGGATGCCACCCTGCTGGCCCGCATGGGAGATGCCACGGGGGTGGTGGTGGAGGTGGGGCCGGTGGACCAGCCCGTGGTACTGGCCCTGCGTTTTGACATGGATGCCCTGCCGTTGCAGGAAAGCCGGGAACCGGAGCATGTGCCGGCGGCAGGGGGCTATGCCTCGCGGCATGCCGGTCAGTGCCATGCCTGCGGCCATGATGCCCATGTGACCCTGGGTCTGGGGCTGGCGGCCTGCCTTCAGGCGGAGGGCGCGCCGGCGCTGCGGCAGCGGGTGCGGCTCATTTTTCAGCCGGCGGAAGAAGGCGTGCGCGGCGCAGCCTGCCTGCGGGCGCACGTGACAGGGGTTCCCTGGTTCCTGGCCGTGCATCTGGGGCTGGGCCAGCCTTCCGGAACGCTGATCACCGGCGCCACGGGGCTTATGGCCAGCACCAAGTTTGATGCCCTGTTCACGGGCCAGGCCGCCCATGCCGGCAAGGCGCCGGAGCAGGGACGCGACGCCCTCAAGGGCGCGGCGGCGGCACTCATGGGCCTGCATGATCTGCCGCGTTACGGCAGCGGCGAAAACCGCGTGCATGTGGGCTGCCTGCGGGGAGGAACCGCCCGCAATGTGGTGGCGGACCGTGCCCTGCTGCAAGGAGAGACCCGCGCCGTCACCTGCGACATGGCCGAAGACCTTTTTGCCCGCGCCCGCGAGGTTCTGGCCGGCGCTGCCGCCATGTACGGCCTGGGCTGCCGCATAGACCTGGCAGGGCAATGTCCTGCGGCGGACAGCGATGCCGCCTTTGCCGCACAGCTGGCCCGATGGGCGCGGGAGGTGCGGCTGGAAAACGGGTGTGCCGCCTTTGCCCGCGTGGGCGAGCGGGTCAGTATGGGCGCCAGCGATGATGCCGCCACCTTCATGCGTGCCGTGCAGCAGCAGGGCGGCCAGGCGGCCTATGCCATTCTGGGCAGCAGCGGACCGGCGGGGCATCATGATCCGCGCTTTGACCTGGACGAATCCGTGCTCTGGCCCGGCGTGCTCTGGCTGGAAAGCGTCTGTCGCCATCTGGCCTGA
- a CDS encoding aminotransferase class I/II-fold pyridoxal phosphate-dependent enzyme: protein MEEFSRIQRLPPYVFAVVGDLKMKLRRQNVDIVDFSMGNPDIPTPQYIVDKMTEAAQKPANHRYSLSKGIPHLRDAICERYKRLYDVDLDPETEAIVTLGSKEGLAHLSLAMLSPGDVVLAPDPTYPIHKYAPIIAGADVRSVPIGPGRDFFEDLTTATKQAWPRPKLLFLCYPHNPTTEVTDLAFFEKLVDFAKENHIWVVHDLAYADLAFDGYKAPSFLQAKGAKDVGVEFYTMSKSYSMPGWRVGFCLGNPRLIHALARIKSYLDYGIFQPVQIASTVALRSGDEEVTQICDIYRQRRDCLIEGLNRIGWEVPSPLATMFVWARIPEEFRKMGSVEFSKLLLTEAQVAVSPGLGFGAYGDDHVRFALIENDQRTRQAIRGIRRVLSGSAS from the coding sequence ATGGAAGAGTTCTCGCGTATACAGCGTCTGCCCCCCTATGTCTTTGCCGTTGTGGGCGATCTCAAGATGAAGCTCCGCCGGCAGAACGTGGATATCGTGGACTTCAGCATGGGCAATCCCGATATTCCCACCCCGCAATATATTGTGGACAAGATGACGGAAGCCGCACAGAAGCCGGCAAACCACCGTTACTCGCTGTCCAAGGGCATTCCCCATCTGCGCGACGCCATCTGCGAACGCTACAAGCGCCTGTATGACGTGGACCTTGACCCCGAAACGGAAGCCATTGTCACCCTGGGGTCCAAGGAGGGCCTGGCCCATCTTTCCCTGGCCATGCTGTCGCCCGGCGATGTGGTGCTGGCTCCCGATCCCACCTATCCCATCCACAAATACGCGCCCATCATTGCCGGCGCGGATGTGCGCAGCGTGCCCATCGGCCCCGGCCGGGACTTTTTTGAAGACCTGACCACCGCCACCAAGCAGGCCTGGCCCCGTCCCAAGCTGCTCTTTCTCTGCTATCCGCACAATCCCACCACGGAAGTGACCGATCTGGCCTTCTTTGAAAAGCTGGTGGATTTTGCCAAGGAAAACCACATCTGGGTTGTTCATGATCTGGCCTATGCCGACCTGGCCTTTGACGGCTACAAGGCTCCCAGCTTCCTGCAGGCCAAGGGCGCCAAGGACGTGGGCGTGGAATTCTACACCATGTCCAAGAGCTACTCCATGCCCGGCTGGCGCGTGGGCTTCTGCCTGGGCAATCCCCGGCTCATCCATGCCCTGGCCCGCATCAAGAGCTATCTGGACTATGGCATTTTCCAGCCTGTGCAAATTGCGTCCACCGTGGCCCTGCGCAGCGGCGACGAGGAAGTGACGCAGATATGCGACATCTACCGCCAGCGCCGCGACTGCCTCATCGAAGGCCTGAACCGCATCGGCTGGGAAGTGCCCTCCCCCCTGGCAACCATGTTTGTCTGGGCGCGCATTCCCGAGGAATTCCGCAAGATGGGTTCCGTGGAATTCTCCAAGCTGCTGCTCACCGAAGCCCAGGTGGCCGTCTCGCCCGGGCTGGGCTTTGGCGCCTACGGGGACGACCACGTGCGCTTTGCCCTCATCGAAAACGATCAGCGCACACGGCAGGCCATCCGCGGCATCCGCCGGGTGCTGAGCGGCAGCGCCTCCTAG
- a CDS encoding DEAD/DEAH box helicase, with protein MSVADYMAALLASPLFAGQIREHRLLPGSEARYAAPRRGWPAAVQRLLDAGGIQLYSHQALATDHIRAGHDVVVATPTASGKSLIYNLPVLERLLTDPDARALYLFPLKALAQDQLAALDRLCACWPASARPRAALYDGDTTDHFRRKIRRDPPQILITNPEMLHLAILPHHEQWAAFLAGLSHVVVDEAHIYRGVFGAHMAQVFRRLNRLAGRYGARPTYVFCTATVGNPGELAGALCGADENGAAPVVVDQSGAPQGPRHVVFIDPEQSPATAAIALLKSALARGLRTIVYCRSRRMTELVSLWAGSLSGRYAGRIAAYRAGFLPEERRSIEARMASGELLAVVSTSALELGIDIGGLDICILVGYPGTIMATLQRGGRVGRARQESAVLLVAGEDALDQYFMRHPADFFARPPERAVVNPQNPVILARHLECAAAEMPLRADEPWLRQEQTRCLLDALTRQGTLLRTAEGDQWLAARKRPQRHVDLRGAGQSCSIVDTEGRVIGAVDAFRAWRETHPGAVYLHQGRSYVVQELDTDRGRVLVKPEKVGWFTRVRGQKSTDILEEYERLPLGRGLVCRGRLRIMDRVTGYEKRSTSGNRLLTIVPLEAPPQVFETEGLWYVIPDSVRQELEAAFVHFMGSIHAVEHAAIGMLPLLVMADRNDFGGISIPLHPQVGLACVFIYDGLPGGAGLTRQGFRQAGELLRITREAIASCPCEDGCPSCVHSPKCGSGNRPISKGGAVQLLDALLAAGGQAEGQELARTLHLSPAPERGLGRDVAAMAAAGRTSAPDAADAPCRTLESGTAAQVEERGHAAEHGMPRQPEPQPVASLPDENQPGEAPRALPQEEEAGEALPPFVVFDVETRRSAAEVGGWHMASRMGVSVAVAYDSRDGSFHAFGEDSLDGLFRLLRSGPLVVGFNSLRFDYAVLAPFAPYDMRVLPTLDLLKHMESRLHYRVSLDNVGQATLGEAKSADGLQALRWWKEGRLDEIAAYCRRDVDITRRIYEFGCRHGYVLFSNKAGQRVRLPVDFRSAS; from the coding sequence ATGTCCGTGGCGGACTATATGGCCGCTCTGCTGGCATCGCCCCTTTTTGCCGGCCAGATTCGCGAGCATCGTCTGCTGCCCGGCAGCGAGGCCAGGTATGCCGCGCCGCGCCGCGGCTGGCCAGCGGCCGTGCAGCGCCTGCTGGATGCCGGGGGCATACAGTTGTACAGCCACCAGGCCCTGGCCACGGATCACATCCGGGCCGGGCATGACGTGGTGGTAGCTACGCCCACGGCCAGCGGCAAGAGCCTCATCTACAATCTGCCCGTGCTGGAACGCCTGCTGACGGATCCCGATGCCCGGGCGCTCTATCTTTTTCCGCTCAAGGCCCTGGCCCAGGATCAGCTGGCTGCCCTGGACCGTCTCTGCGCCTGCTGGCCGGCATCCGCCCGGCCCCGTGCGGCCCTGTATGACGGGGATACCACGGACCATTTCCGCCGCAAGATACGGCGCGATCCGCCGCAGATCCTCATTACCAATCCCGAAATGCTTCATCTGGCCATTCTGCCGCATCATGAGCAGTGGGCGGCCTTTCTGGCCGGCCTGAGTCATGTGGTGGTGGATGAAGCCCATATCTACCGGGGCGTCTTTGGCGCACACATGGCGCAGGTGTTCCGGCGGCTCAATCGCCTGGCCGGACGGTACGGGGCGCGCCCCACCTATGTTTTCTGCACGGCCACGGTGGGCAATCCCGGCGAGCTGGCCGGCGCTCTCTGCGGGGCGGACGAGAACGGCGCTGCGCCGGTGGTGGTGGACCAGTCCGGCGCGCCGCAGGGGCCGCGCCATGTGGTCTTCATCGATCCGGAGCAGAGTCCGGCCACAGCGGCCATCGCGCTGCTCAAGTCCGCGCTGGCCAGGGGCCTGCGCACCATTGTCTACTGCCGTTCGCGGCGCATGACCGAGCTGGTGAGCCTCTGGGCCGGCAGTCTTTCCGGTCGCTATGCCGGACGCATTGCCGCCTATCGGGCGGGCTTTCTGCCCGAGGAGCGCCGCAGCATCGAGGCCCGCATGGCCTCCGGCGAGCTGCTGGCCGTGGTGAGCACCAGCGCCCTGGAACTGGGCATCGACATCGGCGGCCTGGATATCTGCATTCTGGTGGGCTATCCGGGGACCATCATGGCCACCCTGCAACGGGGGGGACGTGTGGGCCGCGCCCGTCAGGAATCGGCGGTGCTGCTGGTGGCCGGCGAGGACGCCCTGGACCAGTACTTCATGCGGCATCCGGCGGATTTCTTTGCCCGGCCGCCGGAACGGGCCGTGGTCAATCCGCAGAATCCCGTCATCCTGGCCCGGCATCTGGAATGCGCGGCTGCGGAAATGCCCCTGCGGGCCGACGAACCGTGGCTGCGTCAGGAGCAGACCCGCTGCCTGCTGGACGCGCTGACGCGCCAGGGGACCCTGCTGCGCACGGCCGAGGGGGACCAGTGGCTGGCGGCCCGCAAGCGCCCGCAGCGCCATGTGGACCTGCGCGGCGCCGGGCAGTCCTGCAGCATCGTGGATACGGAGGGGCGCGTCATCGGCGCGGTGGATGCCTTCCGGGCCTGGCGCGAGACGCATCCCGGCGCGGTCTATCTGCATCAGGGCCGGAGCTATGTGGTGCAGGAGCTGGATACCGACCGTGGCCGCGTGCTGGTGAAGCCGGAAAAGGTGGGCTGGTTCACGCGGGTGCGCGGCCAGAAGAGCACGGATATTCTGGAAGAGTACGAGCGTCTGCCCCTGGGGCGCGGCCTGGTCTGCCGGGGACGCCTGCGCATCATGGACCGGGTGACGGGCTATGAAAAGCGCAGCACATCGGGGAACCGCCTGCTGACCATTGTGCCGCTGGAGGCTCCGCCCCAGGTCTTCGAGACCGAGGGCCTGTGGTACGTCATTCCCGACAGTGTGCGGCAGGAGCTGGAAGCGGCCTTTGTACACTTCATGGGATCCATTCATGCCGTGGAGCATGCGGCCATCGGCATGCTGCCGCTGCTGGTCATGGCGGACCGTAACGACTTTGGCGGCATTTCCATTCCGCTGCATCCGCAGGTGGGGCTGGCCTGTGTCTTCATCTATGACGGCCTGCCCGGCGGCGCCGGGCTGACGCGCCAGGGCTTCCGTCAGGCCGGCGAGCTGCTGCGCATTACCCGTGAGGCCATTGCTTCCTGCCCCTGCGAGGACGGCTGCCCGTCCTGCGTGCATTCCCCCAAGTGCGGTTCGGGCAACCGGCCCATCAGCAAGGGGGGCGCCGTACAGCTGCTGGATGCCCTGCTGGCTGCCGGAGGCCAGGCCGAGGGGCAGGAACTGGCCCGCACGCTGCATCTGTCCCCAGCGCCGGAGCGCGGCCTGGGTCGGGACGTGGCCGCCATGGCTGCGGCGGGACGGACGAGCGCACCGGACGCAGCGGACGCGCCCTGCCGCACGCTGGAAAGTGGCACCGCAGCACAGGTAGAGGAAAGGGGTCATGCGGCAGAGCACGGCATGCCCCGCCAGCCGGAGCCGCAGCCCGTGGCGTCGCTGCCGGATGAAAATCAGCCGGGCGAAGCGCCCCGTGCGCTGCCGCAGGAGGAGGAAGCCGGGGAAGCGCTGCCCCCCTTTGTGGTTTTTGATGTGGAAACCCGGCGCAGCGCTGCCGAGGTGGGGGGCTGGCACATGGCCTCGCGCATGGGCGTCAGTGTGGCCGTGGCCTATGACAGCCGGGACGGCAGCTTTCATGCCTTTGGGGAGGACTCGCTGGACGGTCTGTTCCGTCTGCTGCGTTCCGGGCCGCTGGTGGTGGGCTTCAACAGTCTGCGTTTTGACTATGCGGTGCTGGCACCCTTTGCGCCCTATGATATGCGGGTGCTGCCCACGCTGGACCTGCTGAAACACATGGAAAGCCGCCTGCATTACCGGGTTTCGCTGGACAACGTGGGGCAGGCCACGCTGGGCGAGGCCAAGAGTGCCGACGGCTTGCAGGCCCTGCGCTGGTGGAAGGAAGGACGCCTGGACGAGATCGCCGCCTATTGCCGCAGGGATGTGGACATCACGCGGCGCATCTATGAATTCGGCTGCCGGCACGGCTATGTGCTGTTCAGCAACAAGGCCGGGCAGCGGGTGCGCCTGCCCGTGGATTTCAGGTCGGCATCATGA
- a CDS encoding aminotransferase class IV — protein MEAVAYDAYLRALLAAPRPGRDRVLAFYDHRVGCIGTDARLMLLPLDDHLCHRGDGLFESLCYRDGMIFAMDDHLARLKRGCEAISLEPPCSWDEVRQRILDVARASGQRHGDIRLLLGRGPGGFGISPAECPQSTLYIVAIRTPLPDASVYQRGLTAFTSAIPPKQEYLAKIKSTNYLPNVFMAREAHEKGMDVAVTFDAQGCMCEAAIANIAIVDKDGILTAPDMRHILAGTSMNAAFQVAPARLPVVQRDIRHEDIAQAREMLLFTSATLCVGVTHFDGKPVGQGEGAGRPGPVALWLKDALLKHMRATGTPF, from the coding sequence ATGGAAGCCGTGGCTTATGATGCCTATCTGCGCGCACTGCTCGCAGCACCCCGTCCGGGAAGGGACAGGGTGCTGGCCTTCTATGATCATCGCGTGGGCTGTATCGGGACGGATGCCCGCCTCATGCTGCTGCCGCTGGATGACCACCTCTGCCATCGCGGGGACGGCCTGTTTGAGAGCCTCTGCTACCGCGACGGCATGATCTTTGCCATGGACGACCACCTGGCCCGCCTGAAGCGCGGCTGCGAGGCCATCAGCCTGGAGCCGCCCTGTTCGTGGGACGAGGTGCGGCAGCGCATTCTTGATGTGGCCCGCGCCTCCGGGCAGCGCCACGGGGACATCCGCCTGCTGCTGGGGCGCGGTCCCGGCGGTTTCGGCATTTCCCCTGCCGAGTGCCCGCAGTCCACGCTCTATATAGTGGCCATCCGTACCCCGCTGCCCGACGCATCGGTCTATCAGCGCGGGCTGACGGCCTTTACCAGTGCCATTCCGCCCAAGCAGGAATATCTGGCCAAGATCAAGAGCACCAACTATCTGCCCAATGTGTTCATGGCCCGCGAAGCGCACGAAAAGGGCATGGACGTGGCCGTGACCTTTGACGCCCAGGGCTGCATGTGCGAGGCCGCCATAGCCAATATCGCCATTGTGGACAAGGACGGCATCCTGACCGCGCCGGACATGCGGCATATCCTGGCCGGAACCTCCATGAACGCGGCCTTTCAGGTGGCCCCGGCACGGCTGCCGGTGGTGCAGCGCGACATTCGCCACGAGGACATTGCCCAGGCCAGGGAAATGCTGCTGTTCACCAGCGCCACGCTGTGCGTGGGCGTTACCCATTTTGACGGCAAACCGGTGGGGCAGGGAGAAGGGGCCGGACGGCCCGGCCCGGTGGCCCTCTGGCTCAAGGATGCCCTGCTCAAGCACATGCGCGCCACAGGAACGCCTTTTTAG
- a CDS encoding ATP-binding protein translates to MKCKICKAQAVVALRSHNAAFCADCYKAFFARQVAKGIEGQHLFTRDERILVALSGGKDSLALMLELSRQGYDVTGLHIDLGIPGSSAAARAVVERFCARHGLPLMVRDMTEEGLPIPLVKERLNRPVCSACGKIKRHFFNKAALDGGFDALATGHNLDDEVARLFSNTLRWDTAYLSDQGPRLDGEDGFARKVKPLWRLTEFETANYAFLMGIEHHVAACPYSPGASFSVLKGLLQRLEAAMPGRKLDFYQGFLQRGRPAFARQEAEGGDVLAPCTRCGYPTSSGSTCGVCRIRAALAGEEA, encoded by the coding sequence ATGAAGTGCAAGATATGCAAGGCGCAGGCCGTGGTGGCCCTGCGCAGCCATAACGCGGCCTTCTGTGCCGACTGCTACAAGGCCTTCTTTGCCCGGCAGGTGGCCAAGGGCATCGAGGGACAGCATCTTTTCACCCGTGACGAGCGCATTCTTGTGGCCCTTTCCGGTGGCAAGGATTCGCTGGCCCTCATGCTGGAACTTTCCCGGCAGGGCTATGACGTCACGGGGCTGCACATTGATCTGGGCATCCCCGGTTCGTCCGCCGCTGCCCGTGCGGTGGTGGAGCGTTTCTGCGCCCGGCACGGGCTGCCCCTCATGGTGCGGGATATGACGGAAGAAGGACTGCCCATTCCGCTGGTCAAGGAGCGCCTTAACCGGCCTGTCTGCTCGGCCTGCGGCAAGATCAAGCGCCACTTTTTCAACAAGGCCGCCCTGGATGGCGGCTTTGACGCGCTGGCCACGGGGCATAATCTGGATGACGAAGTGGCGCGCCTGTTCAGCAATACCCTGCGCTGGGACACGGCCTATCTTTCCGACCAGGGGCCGCGGCTGGACGGCGAGGACGGTTTTGCCCGCAAGGTCAAGCCGCTGTGGCGGCTTACCGAATTTGAAACCGCCAACTATGCCTTTCTTATGGGCATAGAACACCATGTGGCGGCCTGCCCCTACAGCCCGGGCGCCAGTTTTTCCGTACTCAAGGGCCTGCTGCAACGGCTGGAGGCCGCCATGCCCGGCCGCAAGCTGGATTTCTATCAGGGCTTCCTGCAGCGGGGGCGTCCGGCCTTTGCCCGGCAGGAAGCAGAGGGCGGCGATGTGCTGGCGCCCTGCACCCGCTGCGGCTATCCCACATCGTCCGGCAGCACCTGCGGGGTATGCCGCATACGCGCGGCACTGGCTGGCGAGGAGGCATAG
- a CDS encoding indolepyruvate oxidoreductase subunit beta, producing the protein MNTEKQKRMRIYFTGVGGQGTLTATTLLARTAMDAGLDVVAGEVHGMAQRGGVVESVLLLGGWRSPKLDLGEADVLLGFEPLETLRGLPYLRPGGAVFSSADPLPPLSVSLGGAHYPTLEEVESQVRRVAGLCQFIPCRELGLQAGSVQAGNTVLLSVACASGILPFGVKDLEAAIGKYLAPKLQDVNLKALELGMAALKL; encoded by the coding sequence ATGAATACGGAAAAACAAAAGCGTATGCGTATCTACTTCACCGGTGTGGGCGGCCAGGGCACCCTGACGGCCACCACCCTGCTGGCCCGCACGGCCATGGATGCCGGGCTGGACGTGGTGGCCGGCGAAGTGCACGGCATGGCCCAGCGCGGCGGTGTCGTGGAATCCGTCCTGCTGCTCGGCGGCTGGCGTTCGCCCAAGCTCGACCTGGGCGAAGCCGACGTGCTGCTGGGCTTTGAACCGCTGGAAACCCTGCGCGGCCTGCCCTATCTGCGGCCCGGCGGCGCGGTATTCTCCAGCGCCGACCCTCTGCCGCCCCTCAGCGTCTCGCTGGGCGGCGCGCACTACCCCACCCTGGAAGAGGTGGAAAGCCAGGTCCGCCGCGTGGCCGGGCTGTGCCAGTTCATCCCCTGTCGCGAACTGGGCCTGCAAGCCGGCTCCGTCCAGGCGGGCAATACGGTTCTGCTCAGCGTGGCCTGCGCCTCCGGCATTCTGCCCTTTGGCGTGAAGGACCTGGAAGCCGCCATCGGCAAGTACCTGGCCCCCAAGCTCCAGGATGTCAATCTCAAGGCACTTGAACTGGGCATGGCCGCACTCAAGCTCTGA